A genomic window from Sphingobacterium sp. BN32 includes:
- a CDS encoding PglZ domain-containing protein, whose product MQKTHILWADDEIEFLKPHILLLEQKDYKVKTVNNGADAVEAFKSEPFDLVFLDENMPGLTGLETLNILKSINPSIPTVLVTKNEEEHLMEDAIGAKIDDYLIKPVNPKQILLTIKKFTENRRLVSERTSMAYQQDFRQLGMRMNDDLNHDEWVEAYKKLLYWELSLEKLEDAGMHEILTMQKSDANLLFSKFIEKNYLNWMKNPDEGPILSHQLFKKKVFPKMEADKPTFFFLIDNLRYDQWKVINEVISDYYRVEEEDSYYSILPTATQYARNAIFSGLTPLEMEKRFPKEWQNDDDEGGKNLYEDVFLADQVKRIYRRDIKHSYTKVITLEQGRDVLENINKHMQIDLNVFVYNFVDMLSHARTDMAMIRELANDEAAYRSLTLSWFEHSPLLEVLKWLSQKNVRVIITTDHGTIRVRKPSKIIGDRNTNTNLRYKQGKNLNFIEKDVFIIKNPLEAQLPRLNVSSTFVFAKEDTYFVYPNNYNHFVNHFSGTFQHGGISLEEMIIPFITYSPKQ is encoded by the coding sequence ATGCAAAAAACACATATCCTTTGGGCCGATGACGAAATTGAGTTCTTAAAACCTCACATTTTGTTGTTAGAACAAAAAGACTATAAAGTAAAAACCGTAAATAATGGTGCCGATGCCGTCGAAGCGTTCAAAAGTGAACCTTTCGACCTGGTATTTTTAGATGAAAATATGCCGGGACTAACGGGGCTGGAAACACTGAATATCCTGAAGTCCATCAACCCCTCAATCCCTACTGTATTGGTGACGAAAAATGAGGAAGAGCACCTCATGGAGGATGCTATTGGTGCGAAAATCGACGACTACCTGATCAAACCGGTCAACCCGAAGCAGATCCTGCTGACCATCAAAAAGTTTACAGAAAATAGACGACTTGTCAGCGAACGCACTTCAATGGCTTATCAACAGGATTTCCGCCAACTCGGGATGCGAATGAATGACGACCTAAACCATGATGAATGGGTCGAAGCCTACAAAAAGTTGCTCTATTGGGAACTGTCGCTCGAGAAACTTGAAGACGCGGGTATGCATGAAATATTGACCATGCAGAAATCCGATGCCAATTTATTGTTCTCTAAGTTTATTGAAAAAAACTACCTGAATTGGATGAAAAACCCCGATGAGGGCCCCATCTTATCCCATCAGCTATTTAAAAAGAAGGTTTTCCCAAAAATGGAAGCCGATAAGCCAACTTTCTTCTTCCTGATCGACAATCTGCGTTACGACCAATGGAAGGTCATCAATGAGGTAATTTCGGATTATTACCGTGTAGAAGAGGAAGACAGCTATTACAGCATCCTGCCCACCGCCACACAATACGCTCGAAATGCCATATTCTCAGGTTTAACGCCGCTGGAAATGGAGAAACGCTTTCCAAAAGAATGGCAGAATGACGACGATGAAGGTGGCAAGAACTTATACGAAGATGTGTTTCTAGCGGATCAGGTGAAACGAATCTACCGCCGCGACATCAAGCATAGCTATACCAAGGTCATCACGCTTGAGCAAGGAAGAGATGTATTGGAAAACATCAATAAGCATATGCAGATCGACCTGAATGTATTTGTTTACAATTTCGTCGATATGCTTTCACATGCACGAACCGATATGGCGATGATCCGCGAGCTAGCAAACGACGAAGCCGCATACCGTTCATTGACGCTCTCTTGGTTTGAGCACTCCCCGCTATTAGAAGTCTTGAAATGGTTATCGCAAAAAAATGTCCGTGTCATTATCACAACCGACCACGGAACGATTCGCGTCCGCAAACCAAGCAAAATAATCGGCGATAGAAATACCAATACCAACCTGCGCTATAAGCAAGGGAAGAACCTTAATTTTATAGAAAAGGATGTATTTATCATCAAGAACCCACTAGAAGCACAATTACCACGATTAAACGTCAGTTCCACTTTTGTATTTGCAAAGGAAGACACCTATTTTGTGTATCCAAATAATTATAATCACTTCGTCAATCATTTTAGCGGAACATTCCAACATGGTGGAATATCGCTGGAAGAAATGATTATTCCATTTATTACCTACTCTCCGAAACAGTAG
- a CDS encoding anti-sigma factor has translation MKDQELDDLFAKNLKDAEAQPPAGLWDKIASELPADEPVSKKPIILWRYFAAAAAIMLFFGIGMYVYRSKDARQPVEHRQIAKAPELANPMAPEVVETREPVGPNTPVVSQETSNTSSEVEKSNRLVAEKRMSTPTSKVEKQDQKLYVAIEKHPVKPVEVLERVELPELKAMDNEIQLSQREVTPIQPLVNIIENEELMYAQKAITDKKPKQSIITKVLNGIADNINIGNGDVSFSNDEEGNIRIDLTKSLARNRR, from the coding sequence ATGAAAGATCAAGAATTAGACGACTTGTTTGCCAAGAACTTAAAGGATGCAGAGGCGCAGCCCCCTGCAGGACTATGGGATAAAATCGCTTCGGAGCTACCGGCTGACGAGCCTGTATCGAAAAAACCGATTATATTATGGCGCTATTTTGCTGCTGCCGCAGCAATCATGCTATTCTTCGGCATCGGTATGTATGTCTACCGTTCGAAAGATGCAAGGCAACCTGTTGAGCATAGACAAATAGCGAAAGCACCGGAATTGGCCAATCCGATGGCCCCGGAAGTTGTTGAAACAAGAGAGCCTGTAGGTCCGAACACACCTGTTGTTTCACAGGAAACGTCAAACACATCCAGCGAAGTGGAAAAATCAAACAGGTTGGTTGCCGAAAAACGGATGTCGACGCCAACTTCGAAAGTGGAAAAGCAAGACCAAAAGCTGTATGTCGCTATCGAGAAGCATCCGGTAAAACCTGTTGAAGTCCTAGAAAGAGTGGAGTTGCCCGAATTAAAAGCGATGGATAATGAAATACAGCTTAGCCAGCGTGAGGTCACACCGATACAGCCGCTTGTGAACATTATTGAAAATGAAGAACTGATGTATGCGCAAAAAGCAATTACTGATAAAAAACCAAAACAAAGTATAATAACCAAAGTATTAAATGGAATTGCCGATAATATCAATATTGGTAATGGCGATGTTTCTTTCAGCAATGATGAGGAAGGAAACATACGGATAGATTTAACAAAAAGTTTAGCAAGAAATAGAAGATAA
- a CDS encoding RNA polymerase sigma factor: MEPQRIIHIWDRCKHNDRKAQAELYQHFAPKMYAICLRYARDTFEAEDMLQQGFIKVFTKSALFGGTGVLEGWIRRIMVNTAIEIYRKNKISFVSTDEVSGAAMAEHSTLQLNNLDYKDLLKLIKGLPLGYKTVFNLYAIEGYNHREIADMLQISEGNSKSQLSRARQLLRERITKMEELGI, translated from the coding sequence TTGGAGCCACAGAGAATTATACATATTTGGGATCGTTGTAAGCATAACGATCGGAAAGCGCAGGCTGAGCTGTATCAGCATTTCGCTCCCAAAATGTACGCTATCTGTCTTCGTTATGCGAGGGATACGTTTGAAGCTGAGGACATGCTTCAACAAGGATTTATTAAGGTGTTTACAAAAAGTGCACTTTTTGGAGGCACAGGCGTTCTTGAAGGTTGGATCCGTAGAATCATGGTCAATACGGCGATTGAAATTTACAGGAAGAACAAGATAAGTTTTGTATCGACTGATGAAGTTTCGGGCGCGGCGATGGCTGAACATTCCACCCTACAGCTCAACAACTTGGATTATAAAGACCTCTTAAAACTGATCAAAGGGCTACCACTGGGTTATAAAACCGTGTTTAACCTATATGCGATTGAGGGCTATAACCATCGGGAGATTGCGGATATGCTTCAGATTTCGGAAGGCAATTCAAAATCTCAACTATCGCGAGCGCGACAATTGCTTCGAGAACGAATTACTAAAATGGAGGAACTAGGCATATGA
- a CDS encoding nucleoside-diphosphate sugar epimerase/dehydratase yields the protein MKLLRPLNHIRIVPRWIIFMFDIAVSAIAFLFAFTLYYNFKLEAFSRVDFATSFLFCISLTAVSFFVFRLYSGIVRYTSAVDSIRILSTIVFTSIIMFLVKLVFIAFDVHISVPTNLIIIYSLFAFTGLTTYRTCIKIFFQYTKSARNGRKSAAVYGAGDLGIAVKRTFEHDFRSDKTIVAYIDDNEEKIGKSIDGLKIFASKDFQRIIDKYGIDELIIASSRIDIDTKNAIIDQALEHNVNVLTLPPVNKIMNGDLSPSQIKKIKIEDLLERAPIQISNEKLLDQLRGKRVLVTGAAGSIGSEISKQLGRYEPQMIILCDQAESPLHNLQLDLQDQFKNQIYHTYIADIRNEERMRELFQTFKPHFVYHAAAYKHVPMMENHPSEGVKTNVFGTYLLANLAVEFEVSKFVFVSTDKAVNPTNVMGATKRIAEKYVQTLNNYLFNLNDGKGTKFITTRFGNVLGSNGSVIPRFKDQIEKGGPVTVTHPDITRYFMTIPEACQLVLEAGNMGNGGEIFVFDMGKSVKIVDLAKKMIKLSGHTPFKDIEIKFTGLRPGEKLYEELLNDLENTVSTHHEKIMIAKVRENDFDLVKTEIANLSKALNMHNNMNIVRQMKVIVPEFKSQNSIYEQLDKETVEAVNSRTS from the coding sequence ATGAAACTATTAAGACCATTGAATCATATCAGGATTGTTCCAAGATGGATTATATTCATGTTTGATATCGCAGTTTCTGCGATTGCTTTCCTTTTTGCATTCACGCTGTACTATAATTTTAAGCTTGAAGCCTTTTCCAGAGTAGATTTCGCCACGTCTTTTTTGTTTTGTATCAGCTTAACTGCCGTTTCATTTTTTGTATTTAGGTTGTATAGCGGTATTGTTCGTTACACTTCAGCGGTAGATTCGATCCGAATCCTGTCGACGATTGTGTTTACTTCCATTATCATGTTTTTGGTGAAGTTGGTGTTCATCGCTTTTGATGTTCATATTTCTGTTCCAACAAATCTGATCATCATTTATTCATTGTTTGCATTTACAGGACTAACGACCTACAGAACCTGTATCAAGATATTTTTTCAGTACACTAAATCGGCTCGTAATGGTCGCAAAAGTGCAGCAGTTTATGGCGCTGGCGATTTGGGTATCGCTGTGAAACGTACGTTTGAGCATGACTTCCGTTCGGATAAGACGATTGTAGCTTATATTGATGACAATGAGGAGAAGATTGGTAAATCCATCGACGGACTTAAGATTTTTGCTTCTAAGGATTTCCAACGTATTATCGACAAATACGGCATCGACGAGTTGATAATTGCTTCCTCAAGAATTGATATCGACACGAAGAATGCCATTATTGATCAGGCACTCGAGCATAACGTCAATGTATTGACTTTGCCGCCTGTCAATAAAATTATGAATGGTGACCTCTCTCCAAGCCAAATCAAAAAGATAAAGATTGAAGATCTGTTAGAGCGTGCTCCAATTCAGATCTCTAATGAAAAATTGTTAGACCAACTCCGTGGCAAGCGCGTATTAGTAACAGGGGCTGCCGGCTCAATTGGTAGCGAAATCTCGAAACAATTGGGACGCTACGAGCCACAGATGATTATCTTGTGTGACCAAGCGGAATCTCCGCTTCACAACCTTCAACTAGATCTTCAGGATCAGTTTAAAAATCAGATATACCACACCTACATTGCGGATATCCGCAACGAGGAAAGAATGCGCGAGCTGTTCCAAACTTTTAAACCGCATTTTGTATATCATGCTGCTGCTTACAAGCATGTTCCGATGATGGAGAACCATCCTAGCGAGGGCGTCAAAACCAACGTATTCGGCACCTATCTACTAGCAAACCTTGCGGTTGAATTTGAGGTAAGCAAGTTCGTTTTTGTTTCTACAGACAAAGCTGTGAACCCGACCAACGTGATGGGTGCTACAAAACGAATTGCTGAAAAGTATGTCCAGACACTGAACAATTACTTGTTTAACTTAAATGACGGTAAGGGGACCAAGTTCATCACTACGCGATTCGGGAATGTATTAGGATCAAACGGATCCGTAATCCCTCGTTTCAAAGACCAAATTGAAAAAGGAGGCCCGGTTACAGTAACCCATCCAGATATCACCCGTTATTTCATGACGATCCCAGAAGCCTGCCAATTAGTGCTCGAAGCGGGCAACATGGGTAATGGTGGTGAGATCTTCGTATTTGACATGGGTAAATCAGTAAAAATCGTCGACTTAGCGAAGAAGATGATAAAGTTGTCTGGACACACGCCATTTAAGGATATTGAGATCAAATTTACAGGCCTTCGTCCGGGGGAGAAACTATACGAGGAGTTGCTCAACGACTTAGAAAATACAGTTTCCACACACCATGAAAAGATTATGATCGCTAAAGTACGCGAGAATGATTTCGACCTGGTGAAAACCGAGATTGCTAACCTATCGAAAGCACTTAACATGCATAATAACATGAACATTGTGAGGCAGATGAAGGTAATTGTACCAGAGTTTAAGAGTCAAAACTCTATTTATGAGCAATTGGACAAAGAAACTGTCGAAGCTGTTAACTCGCGAACCTCTTAA
- the tsaE gene encoding tRNA (adenosine(37)-N6)-threonylcarbamoyltransferase complex ATPase subunit type 1 TsaE, producing MEYLVNSTEDLAATAQWLLQQKPDAKIFLFNGAMGAGKTTFIKAICEVLNVEDSTSSPTFSIVNEYAAADGPVYHFDFYRLKDEQEAYDLGYEEYFYSGAYCFIEWPEKIPNLLPDDAVNIEIEIIDTQSRKIKIK from the coding sequence ATGGAATACTTGGTAAACTCAACGGAAGACCTGGCTGCTACCGCGCAGTGGTTATTACAACAAAAACCGGATGCGAAGATCTTTCTTTTTAATGGTGCTATGGGTGCTGGAAAAACCACCTTTATCAAAGCTATTTGCGAGGTTTTAAATGTTGAAGACAGCACATCAAGTCCTACCTTTTCCATTGTCAATGAATATGCTGCTGCTGACGGTCCTGTTTACCATTTTGATTTCTATCGTTTGAAGGACGAGCAGGAGGCTTACGACCTAGGTTATGAGGAGTATTTTTACTCGGGGGCATACTGTTTTATCGAGTGGCCGGAGAAAATCCCTAACCTTCTTCCGGATGATGCTGTGAATATTGAGATAGAAATCATTGATACTCAAAGCCGAAAGATAAAAATCAAATAA
- a CDS encoding tetratricopeptide repeat protein, with protein sequence MSQNKQNVSSTTTGGSKKSFFQENEKSIIFIVAGIIVLILLYIGYQKLYLAPRAEKAASEMYQAEQYAAIDSLQKKAIEGDGSFAGFKEIADEYSNTKSANIANAYLGGLYLRQKNFKEAIKYLEQYSETGSAILDPLIIGLLGDAYSEEKIYDKAANFYKKAAEKSSNTFTTPVFLKKLGLVYEELQDYKNAEATYEKIRNDFPESAEATTIDSFIARVQAKQ encoded by the coding sequence ATGTCACAAAATAAACAAAACGTTTCTTCAACGACTACTGGCGGTTCGAAGAAATCTTTTTTTCAAGAAAACGAAAAGAGCATCATCTTTATTGTAGCTGGTATAATCGTATTGATTTTATTATACATCGGCTATCAAAAATTATATCTAGCACCTAGAGCAGAGAAAGCAGCTTCTGAGATGTACCAAGCGGAGCAATATGCTGCAATTGATTCATTACAGAAGAAAGCGATCGAAGGCGACGGTTCTTTCGCAGGTTTCAAAGAAATTGCGGACGAATACAGCAATACAAAATCAGCGAACATCGCTAATGCATATTTAGGCGGTTTATACCTTCGTCAAAAGAACTTTAAAGAAGCAATCAAATATCTAGAGCAATACTCTGAGACTGGAAGCGCAATCCTTGACCCTTTAATTATTGGTTTATTAGGCGATGCGTATTCTGAAGAGAAGATTTATGATAAAGCTGCAAACTTCTACAAGAAAGCTGCGGAGAAATCATCAAATACATTTACTACTCCAGTATTCTTAAAGAAATTAGGACTAGTTTATGAAGAGCTTCAAGACTATAAAAATGCGGAAGCTACTTATGAGAAGATTCGCAATGACTTCCCAGAGAGCGCAGAAGCAACAACGATCGACAGCTTTATCGCTAGAGTACAAGCGAAACAGTAA
- a CDS encoding outer membrane beta-barrel protein, which translates to MRSRITLVFAAILCLGLQLSQAQITISKEAKTDSTEGKTRTEIDINVGKDDKDDEKKITYPRTFGGITFSRVDWGFSRLVDNGSFTLSEGNKNLDYKKASNFGFDVAQFGVRFSDIFKVYASAGFEWNYLRLENDVLFVKDVTPLEFADLDPDSRYKKNVFTSTYLRLPLTFELRSHKLSNGKRLKFAFGAMTGVLLKGTQRLKSEEFGKQKYKDTYNLATFQYGGFARIGYDNFGLFTKYYINDMFEKSPAQEGVRNLTFGLTLGF; encoded by the coding sequence ATGAGATCAAGAATTACCCTAGTATTTGCAGCAATTTTATGCTTAGGATTGCAATTGTCGCAAGCGCAAATCACGATTAGCAAAGAAGCGAAAACAGACTCCACGGAAGGAAAAACGCGCACAGAAATTGATATCAATGTGGGAAAAGACGATAAGGACGATGAGAAGAAAATAACCTATCCTCGTACCTTTGGTGGGATTACCTTCTCACGCGTCGATTGGGGGTTCTCGAGATTGGTTGATAACGGCAGCTTTACCCTATCCGAGGGAAATAAAAATTTAGACTATAAAAAAGCATCGAACTTTGGTTTTGATGTTGCCCAATTCGGGGTTCGTTTTAGCGATATCTTTAAAGTGTATGCCTCTGCCGGTTTCGAGTGGAACTACCTGCGCTTAGAAAATGACGTGCTTTTTGTGAAGGATGTTACTCCATTAGAATTTGCTGACCTTGACCCCGACTCCAGATACAAGAAGAACGTATTTACCTCTACATATTTACGCTTACCCCTAACTTTCGAGTTGAGAAGCCACAAGTTGAGCAATGGCAAGCGCTTGAAATTTGCCTTCGGTGCGATGACTGGCGTATTGTTGAAAGGTACACAACGCTTGAAAAGCGAGGAGTTCGGAAAACAGAAATATAAAGACACCTACAACTTAGCGACATTCCAGTATGGAGGATTTGCACGTATAGGCTATGATAATTTCGGCTTGTTTACTAAATATTATATCAACGATATGTTTGAGAAAAGCCCGGCTCAGGAAGGCGTAAGAAACCTTACCTTCGGTTTAACACTGGGTTTTTAA
- a CDS encoding alanine dehydrogenase — MINVSKIAQQGVLQPQEAMLKTGKKKGRLTIGIPKETSFQENRIALTPLSVGLLVENGHEIILESGAGNKSNFLDHHYSEQGAQIVYDPKEVFKADIIIKISSPTLKEVELMRSRQVLFSSQQPSLMGIDILKALMKKQITALSYEYLQDEGGHLSVVRAMSEIVGATSVLIAAEYLSNVSDGKGLMLGGVTGVPPTEMVIIGAGTVGEFAARTAIALGAQVKVFDSSIYRLRRLQSNVGSRVFTSVIQPIILNKAVRTCDVVIGAVRAKNGRTPCLISEDTVSKMKPNSVLIDVSIDQGGCFETSEVTNHDKPVFKKYDVIHYCVPNIASRVARTATYALTNIFTPILLEIGESGGMNTMIWANQGIRSAIYLYHGNLCNKDMSEKFNLPCKDLDLIVMANL, encoded by the coding sequence ATGATAAACGTGTCGAAGATTGCTCAGCAAGGTGTGTTACAACCTCAAGAAGCCATGCTGAAAACGGGAAAGAAAAAGGGACGATTGACCATAGGAATACCCAAAGAAACATCTTTTCAAGAAAATAGAATCGCGCTAACCCCGCTATCCGTCGGTCTATTGGTCGAGAACGGACATGAGATTATCTTGGAAAGTGGCGCCGGTAACAAATCGAACTTCCTCGACCATCATTATAGCGAGCAAGGCGCTCAAATTGTCTACGACCCTAAGGAAGTATTTAAAGCAGATATTATTATCAAAATATCTAGCCCAACGTTGAAGGAAGTCGAACTGATGCGAAGTCGTCAGGTTCTTTTCAGTTCACAGCAGCCTTCGCTCATGGGCATTGATATACTCAAAGCATTAATGAAAAAGCAGATAACGGCTCTTTCATACGAATATTTACAGGACGAGGGCGGACACCTTTCCGTCGTCCGAGCCATGAGTGAAATTGTCGGTGCTACTTCCGTATTGATTGCTGCAGAATACTTAAGCAATGTTTCTGATGGTAAAGGCCTCATGTTGGGCGGTGTAACGGGCGTTCCGCCGACCGAGATGGTCATCATCGGAGCCGGTACGGTGGGGGAATTTGCTGCACGCACAGCGATCGCCTTAGGAGCGCAAGTTAAGGTGTTTGATAGTTCCATCTATCGTCTTCGCCGTTTACAGAGCAATGTCGGAAGCCGTGTGTTTACTTCCGTAATACAGCCTATTATCCTCAATAAAGCCGTTCGTACCTGTGATGTCGTAATCGGCGCAGTCCGCGCTAAAAACGGTAGAACCCCTTGTTTGATATCCGAGGATACGGTATCGAAGATGAAACCTAATTCTGTGCTTATCGACGTGAGTATCGATCAGGGCGGTTGTTTCGAAACGTCGGAAGTGACCAATCATGATAAACCGGTATTTAAAAAGTACGACGTAATCCACTATTGTGTGCCCAATATTGCATCCAGAGTCGCTCGTACCGCGACCTACGCTTTAACGAATATCTTCACGCCGATTCTATTAGAGATTGGCGAATCCGGAGGGATGAATACCATGATATGGGCAAACCAAGGAATTCGTAGTGCAATCTACCTATATCACGGCAACCTGTGTAACAAGGATATGAGTGAGAAATTCAACCTGCCATGCAAGGATCTTGATCTGATCGTCATGGCCAACCTATAA
- a CDS encoding alpha/beta hydrolase encodes MKNLFFVLSMMLSSAVFAQDKGEMRPLYTGDLIPGATKPTKELTDKEIPKLYVHPAAQNNKDLAFLVIPGGGYAGVAINHEGHDVANRLNDLGYNAYVLEYRLPKAETMKDKRFGPLQDAQYALRTVRKENPGKRVVVLGFSAGGHLAGSLSTLYNRPQTAELKDTNLRPDFSVLCYPVISMDDAITHKGSKNNLIGPDFKAEDIELFSLEKQVDENSQPTFLMSAKDDKGVPIENSYRYQEALKKNKVENMIFTYEEGGHGFGLVNKTDARDWFDAMIQWIEKTKKF; translated from the coding sequence ATGAAAAATTTATTTTTTGTATTATCCATGATGCTTTCTAGCGCTGTGTTCGCCCAGGATAAAGGCGAGATGAGACCCTTGTACACCGGAGACCTGATTCCGGGAGCAACAAAGCCGACAAAGGAATTGACTGATAAGGAAATTCCGAAATTATATGTACATCCCGCTGCGCAGAACAATAAGGATCTGGCATTCTTGGTGATCCCGGGAGGCGGTTATGCGGGAGTTGCAATCAATCATGAGGGGCATGACGTAGCGAATAGATTAAATGATCTGGGCTACAATGCCTATGTGCTGGAATATCGTTTGCCTAAAGCCGAGACAATGAAAGACAAGCGTTTTGGACCTCTGCAGGATGCGCAATATGCGTTGCGAACAGTAAGGAAAGAAAATCCGGGCAAGCGAGTAGTCGTGCTAGGTTTTTCTGCAGGAGGACATCTTGCCGGATCGCTCAGTACCCTATACAATAGACCGCAGACGGCAGAACTGAAGGATACCAACCTGCGCCCTGATTTCTCAGTGTTATGCTATCCCGTTATTAGCATGGATGATGCGATTACGCATAAGGGCTCCAAAAACAACCTCATTGGTCCTGATTTCAAGGCGGAGGATATCGAACTCTTTTCTTTAGAGAAACAAGTCGATGAGAACTCGCAACCGACCTTCTTGATGAGCGCAAAGGACGATAAAGGCGTGCCAATTGAGAATAGCTATCGTTATCAGGAGGCTTTGAAAAAGAATAAAGTCGAAAACATGATCTTTACCTATGAAGAGGGGGGGCATGGTTTCGGATTAGTCAATAAGACTGATGCTCGCGATTGGTTTGATGCGATGATCCAATGGATAGAGAAAACAAAGAAATTTTAA
- the ribH gene encoding 6,7-dimethyl-8-ribityllumazine synthase, which translates to MSSSLKNLSDFSHIEVGSAENLKFAIVVSQWNAQITGALLNGAYKGLLDHGAKEENIELIEVPGSYELIAGSDIALRNKELDAVIALGCVIQGETRHFDFICQAVGTELAQVGLKHSKPVIFGVLTTDNLQQAIDRAGGKHGNKGEEAAITAIQMGLIHKSH; encoded by the coding sequence ATGTCAAGCAGTTTAAAAAACCTTTCAGATTTTTCCCATATCGAAGTTGGCAGTGCCGAGAACTTAAAGTTCGCCATAGTGGTATCACAATGGAACGCACAGATTACTGGCGCATTATTGAATGGTGCGTATAAAGGTTTATTGGATCACGGTGCTAAAGAAGAGAATATCGAGTTGATTGAGGTTCCGGGGAGTTATGAATTGATCGCTGGAAGCGATATTGCTCTTAGAAACAAAGAGCTTGACGCTGTTATTGCATTAGGCTGCGTCATCCAAGGCGAGACAAGGCATTTTGATTTTATCTGCCAAGCTGTCGGTACTGAACTTGCACAAGTAGGTTTGAAACACAGCAAACCTGTTATTTTCGGCGTTTTAACGACCGACAACCTACAACAAGCAATTGACCGCGCTGGTGGAAAGCATGGCAATAAAGGTGAGGAAGCTGCCATTACAGCCATTCAAATGGGCCTTATTCATAAGAGTCATTAG
- a CDS encoding ABC transporter ATP-binding protein: MSQKASSCQYIFSDVQQPNLPLIHGKDLSCIFEGTQRVVAVDQVNFGIEEGKITAIIGESGSGKSTLLRLIYGLAEPATGEVRYRGWLVPTRKDKLIPGHDAMKLVSQGFDDLNLYAKVWDNVASQLPNTDLDRKRNKTQEVLAKLRMDHLAQKRVADLSGGEKQRVAICRALINDPEVLLMDEPFNQVDAAFRDDLQQDIQQIVQDTGLTVVLVSHDPAEVLAMADYLIVMKNGLIVDQGNPTELYYHPQNPYTARLLAKSNVLTAEQASKVGIEAKGLIAIHQEAVQFEEASEGTYWVKDSKFRGMFTELIIGNDELTLHAVQFPAKAIKKNTRINILVSSVHHFES, encoded by the coding sequence ATGAGTCAGAAAGCATCTTCTTGTCAATACATATTCTCCGATGTACAGCAACCTAATCTACCCTTAATTCATGGGAAAGACCTGTCCTGCATTTTTGAGGGCACGCAGCGCGTTGTTGCCGTCGATCAGGTAAATTTCGGTATTGAGGAGGGGAAGATTACGGCCATTATCGGTGAATCGGGAAGCGGAAAAAGTACGCTTCTACGCTTAATCTATGGCTTAGCGGAACCTGCAACAGGCGAAGTACGCTATAGAGGCTGGCTGGTTCCGACAAGAAAAGACAAGTTGATCCCGGGACATGATGCGATGAAGCTCGTGTCGCAGGGATTTGATGACCTGAATCTTTATGCCAAGGTTTGGGATAATGTAGCCTCTCAACTGCCCAACACCGATTTGGACAGGAAACGTAATAAGACCCAAGAGGTGTTAGCGAAGCTGCGAATGGATCATTTGGCACAAAAGAGAGTAGCCGATCTTAGTGGCGGGGAGAAACAAAGGGTCGCTATTTGTCGTGCACTGATCAATGATCCGGAGGTTTTGCTCATGGATGAACCTTTCAATCAGGTTGACGCCGCTTTTCGCGACGACCTTCAACAGGATATTCAGCAAATCGTACAAGACACAGGATTGACCGTGGTACTCGTATCACATGATCCGGCAGAGGTGTTGGCGATGGCAGATTACCTGATTGTAATGAAAAACGGGCTGATTGTAGACCAAGGCAATCCCACTGAGCTCTACTACCATCCGCAGAATCCTTATACGGCAAGACTGCTTGCGAAAAGCAATGTATTAACAGCAGAACAAGCTTCGAAGGTAGGTATTGAAGCTAAAGGTTTGATTGCCATTCATCAAGAGGCCGTACAGTTTGAAGAGGCTAGCGAAGGAACATATTGGGTGAAAGACAGCAAATTCAGAGGGATGTTTACCGAATTGATTATTGGAAACGATGAGCTGACCCTGCACGCGGTACAGTTTCCGGCAAAGGCTATCAAAAAAAATACGAGAATAAATATCCTCGTATCTTCTGTTCATCACTTCGAGTCCTAA